From the genome of Halorussus sp. MSC15.2, one region includes:
- a CDS encoding plastocyanin/azurin family copper-binding protein has product MTHDNTTDWVDRRSVLKTSAALAGISTLGGVSDEAVARKRTPDADDASDIDPVFGLPLAVGQAVPDGIDPVHVVELDAVEKKKDEDIHEGFPMRPDPENPDQMVEAEEEFLFDPVGVRIARGDVVHFKSVAHLHTVTAFHQKWGEAEEFLKIPTRIPDGTPGFHSPLLMEDASWLYTFNEPGVYDIFCLPHVSFGMVQRVVVTDSETDAATLSAPSGKTFPNAMAVLTAPELQPQHIVEAGTVGWGDLTLQQSPPEETTTTTR; this is encoded by the coding sequence ATGACGCACGACAACACGACCGATTGGGTGGACAGACGGAGCGTTCTCAAAACGAGTGCGGCACTCGCCGGAATCAGCACGCTCGGCGGGGTTAGTGACGAGGCGGTCGCGCGGAAGAGGACACCGGACGCCGACGATGCCAGTGATATCGACCCGGTGTTCGGACTGCCGCTCGCCGTGGGGCAGGCCGTGCCGGACGGAATCGACCCAGTGCACGTGGTCGAGTTAGACGCCGTAGAGAAGAAGAAGGACGAAGACATCCACGAGGGATTCCCGATGCGACCGGACCCCGAGAACCCGGACCAGATGGTGGAGGCCGAGGAGGAATTTCTGTTCGACCCAGTGGGGGTACGGATTGCTCGGGGCGATGTCGTTCACTTCAAATCCGTGGCACACCTTCACACCGTGACGGCGTTCCATCAGAAGTGGGGTGAGGCCGAGGAGTTCCTGAAAATTCCGACGCGGATACCCGACGGAACCCCCGGGTTTCATTCGCCACTCCTCATGGAGGACGCCTCGTGGCTCTACACATTCAACGAGCCCGGCGTGTACGACATCTTCTGTCTCCCGCACGTGTCGTTCGGGATGGTGCAGCGCGTCGTCGTCACCGATTCGGAGACGGATGCGGCTACTCTCTCTGCGCCGTCGGGGAAGACGTTCCCGAATGCGATGGCCGTCTTGACGGCGCCGGAGCTCCAGCCCCAACACATCGTCGAGGCCGGAACCGTCGGGTGGGGTGACCTGACACTACAACAGAGTCCCCCGGAGGAGACCACCACGACCACGAGATAA
- a CDS encoding PQQ-binding-like beta-propeller repeat protein, whose protein sequence is MVGVCADGSFAYVTYRTAVEPGILGLDLQSGDTEWTLNGPSAFDTPPAISDGLLYAVADGSELVCVSAADGTVEWRRSLPEKGYARPAIAGELVAVNAGQGEQARVFDAGTGDELTTVKTGESYTQPVFTEDALMVAGRDAGLVVVERSSLEVSARHSSVGHVDSQISVGTDEAFYVPAPSGGLHHVAFEGR, encoded by the coding sequence GTGGTTGGTGTCTGCGCCGACGGCTCGTTCGCCTACGTGACGTACCGGACAGCGGTTGAGCCAGGAATCCTTGGTCTGGACCTCCAATCCGGCGACACTGAATGGACGCTGAACGGCCCAAGTGCGTTCGACACGCCGCCCGCCATCTCCGACGGCCTGCTGTACGCGGTTGCGGACGGCTCGGAACTGGTGTGTGTGAGCGCAGCCGACGGAACGGTCGAGTGGCGGCGCTCGCTCCCCGAGAAGGGGTACGCCCGGCCCGCGATTGCGGGCGAGTTGGTCGCGGTGAATGCCGGCCAAGGCGAGCAAGCGCGTGTCTTCGATGCCGGGACCGGGGACGAACTGACAACCGTCAAGACTGGCGAGAGTTACACCCAGCCAGTCTTCACCGAAGACGCACTGATGGTGGCTGGACGCGATGCAGGACTGGTGGTCGTTGAGCGGTCGTCGCTAGAGGTCTCCGCGCGCCACTCGTCGGTCGGCCACGTGGACTCACAAATCTCGGTCGGAACCGACGAAGCGTTCTACGTCCCTGCACCGAGTGGCGGCCTGCATCACGTCGCGTTCGAAGGGCGATAA
- a CDS encoding TOPRIM nucleotidyl transferase/hydrolase domain-containing protein, with amino-acid sequence MSGSLFGSTNNVLVEGYTDKLYLKTFSEFFRRQGEDTTFDYQTSLVDVDGSKTEYMVRFLDAENYDYTILLDDDDAEDAKSHKETLVEKDVDEDRIVLVSDVLDDTDEGTPVEIEDLLPADIFCEVVAEQ; translated from the coding sequence ATCTCCGGGTCGCTATTCGGCTCCACCAATAACGTCCTCGTCGAAGGCTACACCGACAAACTCTATCTCAAAACCTTTAGCGAGTTCTTCCGCCGACAGGGCGAGGACACTACGTTCGACTACCAGACCAGCCTCGTGGACGTAGACGGCTCGAAAACCGAGTACATGGTCAGGTTCCTCGACGCCGAGAACTATGACTACACCATATTGCTGGATGACGACGACGCCGAGGATGCAAAGTCCCACAAGGAGACGCTAGTCGAGAAGGATGTTGACGAGGACCGCATTGTCCTCGTGAGCGACGTATTGGACGACACCGACGAGGGCACTCCGGTCGAAATCGAGGATTTGCTCCCGGCTGATATCTTCTGCGAGGTCGTCGCCGAGCAGTAA
- a CDS encoding bacterio-opsin activator domain-containing protein: MSSAADIPWDGAQVLAASPAAMAVIETDPAEHIAVNQPYADLYGFPHSDALSGTPWPQRLAADERARIEQEIFPACHEQDQWRGTVTGLHRDGTTFPHHLSIARLDDSHFICTARESHERLTRDRELERYKTIIDTVDDGIYVLDENLRFAFVNEAMCKLTGLQREDLIGTPVVDLFEYDDEVAAAEEIRRRAVENDTSIGTVQATVPTADGDRTLEARYRLYPDPDGEYRGSIGVVRDVTDREQREQELRTARQFNEELVENAPFGMFRLDENFRITYENSRAEEIIGLPDDEEESAAIGEDIRNLPSIVETGQADLFTRLQDGETIEFEFPFESIYGKEAYFTGRGVPLYRDGEFDGAVLMAIDISDRRQHERDLERQRDELETLDRINKLLLEIARDLFTSPTRAEIEQMVCDRLAASDLYQFAWIGEPEPDGNRILPRASAGVDEGYVDSITVTMTETDTGQGPGGRALRTGSVQVSQDIRSDSSFEPWREQALARGIKSAAAVPLVHGDTTYGILAVYATRPLAFSHREQAAFDTLGNAVGFATNAIENRNLLFADTVVELEFEVTDSDLLFVRLSEQLGCDLTITGYVESAAGTWSVYLRVDGAAPTAVRDVAVADSGVEQVRVITDEDDTGLLECVMTGPALTALTERGAILTVGRVADGRGQFCIEAPQSTDVRRLVARLQTVYPDSTLVAQRERDRPVQKASELRQSVAERLTAKQQEALTRAYHAGYFEWPRQSTGSDIAAAMDVAETTFHYHLRNALETLVAALTDIGDGYYD; encoded by the coding sequence ATGTCCAGCGCAGCCGACATCCCCTGGGACGGGGCACAGGTGCTGGCTGCGTCGCCAGCTGCGATGGCCGTCATCGAGACCGACCCGGCCGAACACATCGCGGTCAACCAACCGTACGCCGACCTCTACGGGTTTCCACACTCTGATGCGCTCAGTGGTACACCGTGGCCGCAACGCCTCGCTGCCGACGAACGCGCCCGCATCGAACAGGAAATCTTCCCGGCGTGCCATGAGCAAGACCAGTGGCGCGGCACGGTCACTGGTCTCCATCGCGACGGCACCACCTTCCCACACCACCTCTCGATCGCCCGATTAGATGACAGCCACTTCATCTGCACCGCCCGCGAAAGCCACGAACGCCTGACGCGGGACCGCGAGTTGGAACGCTATAAAACTATCATCGACACTGTCGACGATGGCATCTACGTGCTCGACGAGAATCTCCGATTTGCCTTCGTCAACGAGGCTATGTGTAAACTGACCGGCTTACAACGGGAAGACCTCATCGGGACGCCCGTCGTGGACCTGTTCGAGTACGACGACGAGGTCGCCGCCGCGGAGGAGATTCGCAGACGCGCCGTCGAGAACGACACCAGTATCGGCACCGTTCAAGCGACGGTACCAACCGCCGACGGCGACCGAACTCTAGAAGCGCGGTACCGGCTTTACCCCGACCCCGATGGCGAATATCGGGGAAGTATTGGCGTTGTGCGTGACGTGACCGACCGCGAGCAGCGCGAACAGGAACTCCGGACCGCCCGCCAGTTCAACGAAGAGCTAGTGGAGAACGCCCCGTTCGGGATGTTCCGTCTCGACGAGAACTTCCGCATCACGTACGAGAACTCGCGCGCCGAGGAAATCATTGGGCTGCCCGACGACGAAGAGGAGTCGGCGGCAATCGGGGAGGACATCCGTAATCTTCCGTCAATCGTGGAAACCGGGCAAGCAGACCTGTTTACGCGGCTGCAGGACGGTGAAACCATCGAGTTCGAGTTCCCGTTCGAGTCGATCTACGGCAAAGAGGCGTACTTCACCGGGCGTGGTGTCCCGCTGTATCGCGACGGCGAGTTCGACGGAGCGGTCCTGATGGCCATCGACATCTCGGACCGCAGACAACACGAGCGGGACTTAGAACGCCAGCGCGACGAACTCGAGACGCTCGACCGAATCAACAAACTTCTGCTGGAAATTGCGCGCGATTTGTTCACCTCACCAACGCGCGCCGAAATCGAACAGATGGTCTGTGACCGGCTAGCCGCATCCGATTTGTACCAGTTCGCGTGGATAGGCGAACCAGAGCCCGATGGCAACCGAATCCTTCCCCGCGCCAGCGCTGGGGTTGACGAGGGGTACGTCGACTCGATTACGGTCACGATGACCGAGACAGACACCGGTCAGGGGCCAGGCGGACGGGCGCTGCGCACTGGCAGCGTGCAAGTCAGTCAGGACATTCGGTCTGATTCGTCGTTCGAACCGTGGCGAGAACAGGCGCTGGCCCGGGGCATTAAATCGGCGGCCGCCGTGCCGCTAGTCCACGGCGACACCACCTATGGCATTCTGGCGGTGTACGCGACTCGCCCGCTCGCATTCAGTCACCGCGAACAAGCCGCGTTCGACACTCTCGGGAACGCCGTCGGCTTCGCCACCAACGCAATCGAGAACCGCAACCTCCTGTTTGCGGACACGGTCGTCGAACTCGAGTTCGAGGTGACCGATTCCGACCTGCTGTTCGTCCGGTTATCCGAGCAACTCGGGTGTGACCTCACAATCACTGGCTACGTCGAGTCAGCGGCTGGTACGTGGAGTGTTTATCTCAGGGTTGACGGCGCTGCTCCGACGGCGGTTCGCGATGTCGCCGTAGCCGATTCGGGTGTAGAGCAGGTGCGCGTCATCACCGACGAGGACGACACCGGCTTGCTCGAGTGCGTCATGACGGGGCCTGCGCTGACTGCACTAACAGAACGGGGGGCGATACTGACAGTGGGTCGCGTCGCTGACGGCCGCGGCCAATTCTGCATTGAAGCACCGCAATCAACGGACGTTCGGCGGTTAGTGGCCCGGCTCCAGACTGTGTATCCGGACTCGACGTTGGTCGCCCAACGTGAACGTGACCGACCGGTCCAGAAGGCCAGTGAACTACGCCAATCGGTCGCGGAACGGTTGACCGCCAAGCAACAGGAAGCGCTCACGCGCGCGTACCACGCCGGGTATTTCGAGTGGCCACGCCAGAGTACGGGGAGTGATATTGCGGCGGCGATGGACGTCGCTGAAACCACCTTCCATTACCACTTGCGGAATGCGTTGGAGACGTTGGTTGCGGCCCTGACCGACATCGGTGACGGATACTACGATTAA
- a CDS encoding ester cyclase yields MATEVQSVKDVVRRYTEDGYNDANPAIIEETVAEDVVVHGLPGADGPVRGVDAYLEWAGELLKAIPDAHAEIEALLAEENMAAVHWTMSGTQEGELGDLPPTGEPFSMRALALFRFEDGQIAEKWYVADEVSMLEQLGLTD; encoded by the coding sequence ATGGCAACCGAAGTCCAAAGCGTGAAAGATGTCGTGCGGCGCTACACCGAGGACGGGTACAACGACGCGAATCCCGCCATAATCGAAGAGACGGTGGCGGAGGACGTGGTCGTCCACGGCCTTCCCGGCGCGGACGGGCCCGTGCGCGGTGTCGACGCGTACCTCGAGTGGGCCGGCGAACTGCTCAAAGCAATTCCCGATGCACACGCCGAGATCGAGGCGTTGCTCGCAGAGGAGAACATGGCGGCAGTCCACTGGACGATGAGTGGCACTCAAGAAGGCGAATTAGGTGACTTGCCGCCAACCGGCGAGCCGTTCAGCATGCGCGCGCTCGCACTGTTCCGGTTCGAGGACGGCCAAATCGCCGAAAAATGGTACGTGGCTGACGAAGTCAGCATGCTGGAGCAACTCGGGCTCACGGACTGA
- a CDS encoding ester cyclase, with amino-acid sequence MTDYVDMWNEQNYDAIPDLVAESFVMYDPAAPEEGVPGPAGEVHGRDGLEAFMHGVAAGFPDFDVTILDMVSSDDLVMYEAAITMTHEGEFDGIPPTGREVKVREMSKYRVADGVIHEHRAYFDQQAIFEQLGLTDD; translated from the coding sequence GTGACCGACTACGTCGACATGTGGAACGAACAGAATTATGACGCGATTCCGGACCTCGTCGCCGAATCGTTTGTGATGTACGACCCGGCGGCTCCAGAGGAGGGGGTTCCCGGGCCTGCAGGCGAGGTTCACGGCCGGGACGGCCTCGAAGCGTTCATGCACGGGGTGGCGGCCGGGTTTCCCGACTTCGACGTGACGATTCTCGACATGGTGTCGAGCGACGACCTGGTGATGTACGAGGCAGCCATCACGATGACCCACGAAGGAGAATTCGATGGGATTCCACCGACCGGCCGGGAAGTGAAAGTGCGTGAAATGTCCAAATATCGCGTTGCGGACGGCGTCATCCACGAACACCGCGCTTACTTCGACCAGCAAGCGATTTTCGAGCAACTCGGACTCACCGACGACTAA
- a CDS encoding plastocyanin → MTSSTDDSTDDAPADASRRWPDIGRRPLLKALGIGAALPHASGVAAAGDDAVAARDSVNTDADQIHPVFGYPVTDVADIPESLAPDHEVELHRVFPENPDNPKHPSIFHFEPSGLHVDTDDIVQFTYESPNHTVSPYHPGHGFQRRVPEGVPPFSSPLVKKDGAWLYRFTQKGLYDLFCGVHEIAGMTMRLVVGDLAEEDVPDYEDTFEAEPPLFPPVPAELLEHELEATSDENEDIEWTWLTAPEVLDADALDPATIQDASTVPFKNVADELGVPFDPDH, encoded by the coding sequence ATGACATCATCCACAGACGACTCGACCGACGATGCACCTGCCGACGCGAGCCGTCGCTGGCCCGATATCGGGCGACGCCCGCTGTTGAAAGCACTCGGCATCGGTGCTGCACTTCCGCACGCCAGTGGCGTCGCCGCTGCTGGGGACGACGCGGTTGCCGCGCGAGACAGCGTGAACACAGACGCCGACCAAATCCACCCCGTGTTCGGCTACCCCGTGACGGACGTCGCGGACATCCCGGAGTCGCTCGCGCCGGATCACGAGGTCGAACTCCACCGGGTGTTCCCGGAAAATCCCGACAACCCGAAGCACCCGTCGATCTTCCACTTCGAACCGAGCGGCCTGCACGTGGACACCGACGACATCGTCCAGTTCACGTACGAGAGCCCCAACCACACGGTTTCGCCCTACCACCCGGGACACGGCTTCCAGCGGCGAGTGCCGGAAGGCGTCCCGCCGTTCTCGTCGCCGCTCGTGAAGAAGGACGGGGCGTGGCTCTACCGGTTCACGCAAAAGGGGCTGTACGACCTGTTCTGTGGCGTTCACGAAATCGCAGGAATGACGATGCGACTCGTCGTCGGCGACCTCGCCGAGGAGGACGTCCCGGACTACGAGGACACGTTCGAAGCCGAACCGCCGCTCTTCCCGCCGGTTCCCGCGGAGTTGCTCGAACACGAACTCGAAGCGACGAGCGACGAGAACGAGGACATCGAGTGGACGTGGCTAACCGCACCCGAAGTCCTCGACGCGGACGCGCTGGACCCGGCGACGATTCAGGATGCAAGCACGGTGCCGTTCAAGAACGTCGCCGACGAACTCGGCGTCCCGTTCGATCCCGACCACTGA